In a single window of the Mus musculus strain C57BL/6J chromosome 6, GRCm38.p6 C57BL/6J genome:
- the Olfr38 gene encoding olfactory receptor 38 produces the protein METNNETQLHEFILLGLSSDWDSQVSLFVLFLLMYLVTVLGNFLIIVLIRLDSRLHTPMYFFLTNLSLVDASYATSIVPQLLAHFLATHKAIPFLSCAAQLFFSLGLGGIEFLLLAVMAYDRYVAVCDPLRYSVIMHAGLCTRLVITSWVSGSINSLVHTAITFQLPMCTNKYIDHIACETLAVVRLACVDTSSNKIAIMVSSIVLLMTPFFLVLLSYIQIISTILKIQSTEGRWKAFHTCASHLTMVVLCYGMAIFTYIQPHSSPSVLQEKLMSLFYAILTPMLNPMIYSLRNKEVKGAWQKLLGKFSGFASKLAT, from the coding sequence ATGGAAACCAACAATGAGACACAGCTGCATGAATTCATCCTTCTTGGCCTTTCCAGTGACTGGGACTCTCAAGTCTCCCTCTTCGTCCTGTTCTTGCTGATGTACCTGGTGACAGTATTGGGGAACTTCCTCATCATTGTTCTGATCAGACTGGACAGCAGACTCCACACTCCCATGTATTTCTTTCTCACCAACCTGTCCCTGGTGGATGCATCTTATGCCACAAGCATAGTCCCCCAGCTGCTGGCTCATTTCCTTGCCACACACAAAGCAATTCCATTTCTGAGCTGTGCAGCCCAGTTATTTTTTTCCCTGGGCTTGGGTGGGATTGAGTTCCTTCTGCTGGCagtgatggcctatgaccgctatgtggcagTGTGTGATCCTCTGAGGTATTCAGTCATCATGCATGCAGGGCTCTGCACAAGGCTGGTCATCACATCATGGGTCAGTGGCTCCATCAACTCTCTTGTGCACACTGCCATCACCTTCCAGCTGCCCATGTgcacaaataaatatattgatCACATAGCCTGTGAAACCCTTGCTGTCGTCAGATTGGCTTGTGTGGATACCTCATCTAACAAGATTGCAATCATGGTTTCTAGCATTGTCTTGCTTATGACACCTTTCTTCCTAGTTCTTCTGTCCTACATCCAGATCATCTCCACCATCTtaaagatacagtccacagaggGAAGGTGGAAAGCCTTTCACACTTGTGCCTCTCACCTTACTATGGTTGTCCTGTGCTATGGCATGGCCATTTTCACATACATCCAACCCCACTCCAGCCCCTCTGTCCTTCAGGAGAAGTTGATGTCTCTGTTCTATGCTATCTTGACACCCATGCTGAACCCCATGATTTACAGCCTAAGGAATAAAGAGGTTAAGGGGGCATGGCAGAAATTATTAGGGAAATTCTCTGGGTTTGCATCAAAATTGGCCACTTGA